From one Amaranthus tricolor cultivar Red isolate AtriRed21 chromosome 17, ASM2621246v1, whole genome shotgun sequence genomic stretch:
- the LOC130803985 gene encoding apoptosis inhibitor 5-like protein API5: MADATTTTAAADDAKDIEMLYEYGDRLSEANDKSQNVMDYERIIKAAKGSTKSKQLAAQLIPRFFKFFPDLSSSAVDAHLDLCEEEDLGVRVQAIRGLPLFCKDTPEYVSKIVDILAQLLMAEENVERDAVQKALMSLLRQDVKASLSALFKHVESIDETTDENIREKVLAFIRDKVFPVKAELLKPQEQMERHITDLIKKSLRDVTAAEFNMFIDFLKSLNLFGDGAAHARVRELIETIESQADLDAQFDVLDVDHINRLISCLKIAIPIFMRGASNSKFLNYVHKHLIPVFDKLPEDRKLDLLKNLAESSPYTTPQDARQILSSVVQLLKKYMPRKKTEEINFNYVECLLYMFHQLASKAPNATNSLCGYKIVTGQPSDRIGEDFSEQYKDFTERLKCVEELCRGAMKKLTQGMDEQNKRMASASKEDKEKIKTEKQNATTGLKTCNNILAMTQPLHKSSPLFISDKINLSWKEPEKSSVPSTTAASGAKRPAGASVNGSNITAKKGRGAGGVQNQLLNRAVEGISYGGRSGSHGGRSGGRTGRGRGWGGRGRGRSYR; this comes from the exons ATGGCGGACGCGACAACAACCACCGCCGCCGCCGACGACGCCAAAGACATTGAGATGCTCTACGAGTATGGCGACCGTCTTAGTGAAGCTAACGACAAATCACAG AACGTGATGGATTATGAAAGGATAATTAAAGCGGCGAAAGGTAGTACAAAGTCGAAACAATTGGCCGCACAGCTTATTCCAaggtttttcaagttttttccTGACCTTTCCAGTAGTGCGGTTGATGCTCATCTTGATTTGTGTGAAGAAGAAGATCTCGGG GTTCGTGTCCAAGCTATTAGGGGCCTTCCACTATTTTGCAAGGACACACCAGAATATGTCTCCAAGATTGTTGACATTCTTGCTCAGCTGCTCATGGCCg AGGAGAATGTGGAAAGGGATGCAGTTCAAAAAGCCTTGATGTCTCTACTGAGGCAAGATGTGAAGG CATCATTATCGGCATTGTTTAAGCATGTTGAAAGCATAGATGAGACTACTGATGAAAATATTCGGGAAAAAGTCTTGGCCTTTATAAGAGACAag GTTTTTCCCGTCAAAGCCGAACTCTTAAAGCCGCAAGAGCAGATGGAAAGACACATAACTGACTTAATTAAAAAG AGTTTGCGAGATGTAACTGCTGCGGAGTTCAACATGTTCATAGACTTCTTAAAAAGTTTGAATCTATTTGGTGATGGTGCTGCACATGCGCGTGTTCGAGAACTTATTGAAACTATAGAAAGTCAAGCTGATCTGGATGCACAATTTGAC GTGCTGGATGTAGATCATATTAACAGGCTTATATCATGTCTAAAGATTGCCATTCCAATATTCATG CGGGGTGCGTCAAACAGCAAGTTCCTGAACTATGTGCACAAACACCTAATTCCAGTTTTTGACAAG CTACCCGAGGACCGGAAGCTAGATCTGCTGAAAAATCTCGCTGAAAGTTCTCCATATACCACACCACAGGATGCACGCCAGATCCTTAGTTCTGTTGTTCAGCTATTAAAG AAGTACATGCCTCGAAAAAAGACGGAAGAAATAAACTTCAATTATGTTGAGTGTTTATTGTACATGTTTCACCAGTTGGCATCAAAG GCTCCCAATGCCACCAATAGTTTGTGTGGTTACAAGATAGTCACGGGCCAACCATCGGATAGGATAGGAGAGGACTTTTCAGAGCAGTACAAGGACTTCACTGAGAG ATTGAAATGCGTCGAGGAGCTTTGCAGGGGTGCTATGAAGAAGTTAACTCAGGGTATGGATGAGCAAAACAAGAGAATGGCATCCGCATCAAAGGAAGATAAAGAAAAGATT AAAACGGAAAAACAAAATGCTACAACAGGGCTAAAAACATGCAACAACATTCTAGCTATGACTCAG CCTCTACATAAAAGTTCACCTTTGTTCATCAGTGACAAGATCAATCTATCATGGAAAGAACCAGAAAAATCATCTGTACCTTCTACTACTGCTGCTTCTGG GGCAAAACGACCTGCTGGTGCTTCCGTGAATGGTTCTAACATCACAGCCAAAAAAGGTCGTGGCGCCGGTGGAGTTCAGAACCAGCTTCTTAACAGGGCAGTGGAAGGTATTTCTTATGGCGGCAGAAGTGGTAGTCATGGCGGCAGAAGCGGTGGTAGGACAGGCAGAGGAAGAGGATGGGGTGGACGTGGCAGAGGGAGGAGTTATCGGTAA